Below is a window of Candidatus Cetobacterium colombiensis DNA.
ATATTCTATATTTTTAGCATCAAATATCACAAAATCCGCTTTTTTCCCTTCCTCTATTGAACCAATTTTTTTCTCTCTTCCTATTGATCTAGCAGCATTTAACGTAACTGCTTTTAATATCTCTTTTGGTCTCATTTTTAATTTTAATGCAGCGATTTGCATAATAAGTTGCAAGTTTTCTGTAGGGCAAGACCCTGGATTATAGTCTGTTGATAAAGCTACTTGAACTCCATTATCTATCATTTTTCTTGCGGGAGCATATTCTTTTCCTAAGCTAAAAGAAGTTCCTGGCAAAAGATTAGCAATAACTTTACTATTTTTTAATGCTTTTATACCTTCATCACTTATAGCCATTAAATGATCTGCTGAGTACATATGAAGTTCTTTTGCTAACTCTGCACCTTTAGTATTTTCAATTTCATCTGCATGAATACGTAATTTTAATCCATATTTTTTTGCTTCTTTAAACATTTTTTTACTTTCTTCTGTTGTAAAAACTCCTTTTTCACAAAACACATCAAAGAATTCAGCTAATTTTCTTTCTTTTATTATTGGTAATAGATCTAACATTTTTTTTATAAACTCTTCTCTATTATTTTCATATTCTTTTGGAACTGCATGGGCTCCCATAAAAGTTGACACAATCTCTATTTCTTGTTCATGATTTAATCTCTCATTAACTTTTAATTGTTTTAACTCAATTTCAGAATCAAGTCCATATCCACTTTTAGATTCTACTGTCGTTACACCTAAAGATAACATAGTTCTTAAAGTT
It encodes the following:
- the hutI gene encoding imidazolonepropionase encodes the protein MNADLIVYNIGQLVTGRELSLKDGESSMENIEILENGYIAISGNEIMAFGAGEVPSKLVKFTTKLLDAEGCVVTPGLIDSHTHLVHGGSRENEFLDKIQGVPYLDILERGGGILSTVKATREATEDELLDKAKKTLRTMLSLGVTTVESKSGYGLDSEIELKQLKVNERLNHEQEIEIVSTFMGAHAVPKEYENNREEFIKKMLDLLPIIKERKLAEFFDVFCEKGVFTTEESKKMFKEAKKYGLKLRIHADEIENTKGAELAKELHMYSADHLMAISDEGIKALKNSKVIANLLPGTSFSLGKEYAPARKMIDNGVQVALSTDYNPGSCPTENLQLIMQIAALKLKMRPKEILKAVTLNAARSIGREKKIGSIEEGKKADFVIFDAKNIEYILYRFGVNHTKQVFKNGCLVYKK